Proteins from a single region of Sphaerochaeta globosa str. Buddy:
- a CDS encoding substrate-binding domain-containing protein, giving the protein MVTAQGVSESKGVPKIGIAVPSPDHGWTGGIGWWADKAVRDLQQQYPGKYEFKVLHADGYAKQISDVEDLMVWGMDYLVILPHESAPLTPVVKEAHASGVKCIVVDRGLTDTTFGYVNLAGNNPEMGKVSGIFMRDYMKANKLTKYVAMGGMPVVIDGERMNAFFDEITKEPSLINLAGGRSYDFADWSTQKGLELMENYIQKYPEIHAVFCQDDDVMTGVLQAIKESGRKDIKLVFGGAGSKAAYEMIMNNDPLVKATATYHPSMVYDAIMYCLDVVEGKKSDAFHTAKSPTAVVLPSVLVDKNNVMKFYDKDSVF; this is encoded by the coding sequence TTGGTTACTGCCCAAGGTGTTTCGGAATCTAAAGGTGTTCCCAAAATCGGTATCGCCGTACCCTCGCCCGACCACGGTTGGACCGGTGGCATCGGCTGGTGGGCTGACAAGGCTGTCAGGGATTTGCAGCAGCAGTATCCCGGCAAGTACGAATTCAAGGTTCTGCATGCCGACGGCTATGCAAAACAGATTTCCGATGTCGAGGACCTGATGGTCTGGGGCATGGATTATCTGGTAATCCTCCCCCACGAGTCCGCTCCGCTGACTCCGGTTGTTAAGGAAGCACACGCTTCTGGAGTGAAGTGCATCGTAGTTGATCGCGGCCTCACTGATACAACGTTCGGCTATGTCAACCTGGCTGGAAACAATCCTGAAATGGGCAAGGTTTCCGGTATCTTCATGCGTGATTACATGAAGGCCAACAAGCTGACCAAGTATGTGGCCATGGGCGGCATGCCGGTCGTTATCGACGGAGAGCGCATGAATGCATTCTTCGACGAAATCACCAAGGAACCGAGTCTGATCAACCTTGCCGGTGGAAGAAGCTATGACTTCGCCGACTGGTCAACGCAGAAGGGACTCGAGCTGATGGAAAACTACATCCAGAAGTACCCTGAAATTCATGCAGTATTCTGTCAGGATGACGATGTCATGACTGGTGTTCTGCAGGCAATCAAGGAGAGCGGCCGCAAAGATATCAAGTTGGTATTTGGCGGCGCAGGTTCCAAGGCAGCCTATGAGATGATCATGAACAACGACCCGCTGGTAAAGGCAACGGCCACCTATCATCCATCCATGGTGTATGATGCCATTATGTATTGTCTGGATGTGGTCGAGGGCAAAAAGAGTGATGCCTTCCATACCGCAAAGTCTCCGACCGCCGTGGTGCTCCCCTCAGTCTTGGTCGATAAGAACAACGTCATGAA
- a CDS encoding peroxiredoxin — MDEMQNTPTSMPLIGDKAPAFTAVTTQGPINFPEDYKGKWVILFSHPADFTPVCTTEFMTFASMADEFRALNTELVGLSIDSLYAHIAWLRKIGELEWNGMKNVEVKFPVIEDIKMDVARKYGMVQSQSSTQAVRAVFIIDPNAVVRTILFYPASTGRNFDEIKRVVLALQKADKEQIATPANWRPGQDVIIPTPGSCGTAKERMESKDENQYCLDWFLCFRKEKK, encoded by the coding sequence ATGGACGAAATGCAGAACACCCCGACCAGTATGCCATTAATTGGAGACAAGGCTCCCGCTTTTACGGCAGTAACCACGCAGGGCCCGATCAACTTTCCCGAGGACTACAAGGGTAAGTGGGTCATACTCTTCAGTCATCCGGCAGACTTTACCCCTGTCTGTACCACCGAATTCATGACGTTTGCCTCTATGGCTGATGAATTCAGGGCACTGAACACCGAACTGGTTGGACTTTCCATCGACTCCCTCTATGCCCACATTGCATGGTTGAGAAAGATTGGGGAGCTCGAGTGGAATGGCATGAAGAATGTCGAAGTGAAATTCCCCGTTATCGAGGATATCAAGATGGATGTCGCCCGCAAATACGGCATGGTTCAGTCCCAGTCCTCCACCCAAGCGGTCAGGGCAGTCTTTATCATCGATCCCAATGCAGTGGTGAGAACCATTTTATTCTATCCTGCTTCCACCGGTCGCAACTTCGATGAGATCAAGCGTGTCGTGCTTGCCCTTCAGAAGGCTGACAAGGAGCAGATTGCAACTCCTGCAAACTGGAGACCCGGTCAGGATGTAATTATTCCTACTCCCGGCAGCTGCGGCACTGCAAAGGAACGCATGGAGAGTAAGGATGAGAATCAGTACTGTCTCGACTGGTTCCTCTGTTTCCGTAAGGAAAAGAAGTAA
- a CDS encoding 4Fe-4S binding protein, with translation MKKALQRTVQVLSLILFIFLLVQGKVQLWMGIFFASVLLSLLFSRFYCGWLCPINTILRPIAYGKKKLKIKSLKTPAFFRNGVVRILMLLGFLAMMVVVFRTGKKLPVLPALVLLGVALSLFFEEELWHHWLCPYGTILSLPARAGRKSMVINPSLCTNCTRCAKVCPSGAIVKEEKHRIIKNECLVCHECERVCTKGAISYK, from the coding sequence ATGAAAAAGGCACTACAAAGAACCGTCCAAGTACTTTCACTAATTCTTTTCATCTTCCTGTTGGTTCAGGGAAAAGTGCAGCTGTGGATGGGAATTTTCTTTGCTTCCGTCCTTCTCTCGCTTCTTTTCTCCCGTTTTTACTGCGGTTGGCTCTGCCCGATCAACACCATCCTCAGACCCATCGCCTATGGAAAGAAAAAGCTGAAGATCAAGAGCCTGAAAACTCCCGCCTTCTTTAGGAACGGAGTTGTCAGAATCCTTATGCTGCTAGGGTTCCTGGCTATGATGGTCGTGGTATTCAGAACCGGAAAGAAACTTCCGGTGCTTCCCGCACTTGTTCTTTTGGGAGTAGCGCTCTCCCTCTTCTTTGAGGAAGAGCTATGGCACCATTGGCTTTGTCCGTATGGGACCATCCTCTCCCTGCCGGCGAGAGCTGGGAGAAAATCCATGGTCATCAATCCATCCTTGTGCACCAACTGCACCCGCTGTGCAAAGGTCTGTCCAAGCGGGGCCATCGTTAAGGAAGAGAAGCACAGGATCATCAAGAACGAATGCCTTGTATGCCATGAGTGTGAGCGAGTCTGCACCAAGGGTGCAATTTCCTACAAGTAA
- a CDS encoding cupin domain-containing protein, producing the protein MIEKHYPYTQSNEKVIEKLIGDDMAMINHVVLATGDALPEHYSDSNVYLIVVRGSLTIQLEELEAQYYQASIVNVPFHTKMNISNTGKEALEFFIVKAPHPRVYKAEKV; encoded by the coding sequence ATGATTGAAAAGCACTATCCGTATACACAAAGCAACGAGAAGGTCATCGAAAAGCTGATCGGCGACGATATGGCAATGATCAACCACGTAGTGTTGGCAACAGGTGATGCTTTGCCTGAACACTATTCCGATTCGAACGTCTACCTGATTGTCGTAAGGGGAAGCTTGACGATTCAGCTGGAAGAGCTGGAAGCGCAGTATTATCAAGCATCCATCGTGAACGTGCCGTTCCATACAAAAATGAACATATCCAATACCGGCAAGGAAGCCTTGGAATTCTTTATTGTCAAAGCCCCCCATCCAAGGGTATACAAGGCGGAGAAGGTATGA
- a CDS encoding Crp/Fnr family transcriptional regulator: protein MDIVQSLGTVALFQCFSDEALASFVKEGGITLVHFCKDQLVAVQGELCTTLDVVLEGSLSLQSIDDDGNVFKARVLEAGEIWGATLLFSRCNHYPMQVVCDRACSIVRLKKSLVLSLCTKNREFLVGLLQIISDRAHELGLTLTKRNEQTLRQSLLDYLTQLSLQQGSNTILLPTSKKELADRLGFARTSLSREFSNLQSEGILRFRGRSVQLHISSRT, encoded by the coding sequence ATGGATATTGTGCAATCATTGGGCACTGTTGCTCTGTTTCAGTGTTTTTCAGACGAGGCTCTGGCCTCTTTTGTTAAGGAAGGGGGTATTACCCTTGTGCATTTTTGCAAGGACCAGCTGGTGGCGGTACAAGGAGAGTTGTGTACGACACTCGATGTAGTCTTGGAAGGTAGTCTTTCGCTGCAGAGCATCGATGACGATGGGAACGTGTTCAAGGCAAGGGTACTTGAGGCAGGGGAGATTTGGGGGGCAACTTTGTTGTTCAGCAGATGCAACCACTATCCGATGCAGGTTGTGTGTGACCGTGCCTGCTCGATTGTACGGTTGAAGAAAAGTCTGGTGTTGTCGTTGTGTACTAAAAATCGGGAGTTTTTGGTTGGTTTGCTGCAAATCATCAGCGACCGAGCCCATGAATTGGGTCTTACACTCACCAAACGCAATGAGCAGACACTCAGGCAAAGCTTGCTCGATTACCTTACACAACTTTCCCTGCAACAGGGAAGCAACACGATTCTGCTTCCCACAAGCAAAAAGGAACTTGCCGATCGCCTGGGTTTTGCACGTACTTCCTTAAGTCGGGAGTTCTCCAATCTGCAGAGCGAAGGGATATTGCGCTTTCGTGGTCGATCAGTTCAACTTCACATTTCTTCAAGGACTTAA
- a CDS encoding GNAT family N-acetyltransferase, whose amino-acid sequence MIIEQANSGDFIELKNLWSAVFSEDPTFLEHFFSTRFAAHTIYVARIDDHIVSALHALACQYMQQGTIHPCSYIVGAATYASYRKQGIMGKLLAATQQAYTHPITLFPAVRPFYEANGYYTTSSVLSFPLEGCAALSPTLIPLDFQQLDSLYRNEHALHGCLLRDEEAWKFLTDGYQTLCVEDGYAFISEGKAVEACARTEKAARELVGILAASCITEVYTLDHSLIATMLDREKAVPIPMGMSTDITMHGVYIAEQY is encoded by the coding sequence GTGATCATAGAGCAAGCAAACAGCGGTGATTTTATTGAGCTCAAGAATCTCTGGTCGGCTGTCTTCTCCGAAGACCCAACTTTTTTGGAGCACTTTTTTTCCACACGCTTCGCTGCTCACACTATCTATGTAGCACGCATCGACGACCACATCGTCAGTGCTCTTCATGCTCTTGCCTGCCAATACATGCAACAGGGAACAATCCATCCCTGTTCCTATATTGTAGGAGCGGCAACCTATGCTTCCTATCGCAAACAGGGCATCATGGGCAAATTGCTTGCAGCAACCCAGCAAGCATACACCCATCCGATCACCCTCTTTCCTGCAGTAAGGCCCTTCTACGAAGCAAACGGGTATTACACCACCTCCTCGGTTCTGTCATTCCCCTTGGAAGGCTGTGCCGCTTTATCGCCTACTTTGATTCCCCTCGACTTCCAACAGTTGGACAGCCTGTATAGAAACGAACATGCATTGCACGGTTGCCTCCTTCGGGACGAAGAAGCCTGGAAGTTCTTAACCGATGGATACCAAACCCTCTGTGTTGAGGACGGCTATGCCTTCATCAGTGAAGGCAAGGCCGTTGAGGCCTGCGCACGTACTGAAAAAGCGGCAAGAGAACTCGTGGGAATTCTGGCAGCCAGTTGCATCACAGAAGTGTATACCTTGGACCATTCTCTCATTGCAACCATGCTGGACAGAGAAAAAGCAGTGCCCATCCCCATGGGGATGAGCACTGACATAACGATGCATGGTGTGTACATTGCTGAACAGTATTAA
- a CDS encoding DUF2156 domain-containing protein: MLHFYTPSFADKSLFLSYSKHFAYEYFFSYSILWKEAIGLTICKTDTALYMHLDVDDCFLLPITDDLPKAMAELQAHCTESGQRFQLECVPSEQALELEKLGYTIEHIRALDDYLYESQKLIHLSGRKLQAKRNHISQFERNYTYSVRSLSTKEMREECYKMTATTWLDTKDCNTKEIQDELRALRLAFDNWDELGFVGMLVCVDHHLTAFTVGEIIDDQLAIVHFEKGDTSYMGIYSVINQLFCSQYLSDVKYVNRQEDAGVEGLRKAKLSYKPDLMVEKYRVTKQ, from the coding sequence ATGTTACACTTTTATACACCGTCCTTTGCGGACAAATCTCTGTTTCTCTCGTACAGCAAACACTTTGCCTACGAGTATTTTTTTTCCTATTCAATACTCTGGAAAGAAGCAATCGGCCTTACCATTTGTAAAACCGATACTGCCCTGTATATGCATCTGGATGTCGATGACTGTTTCCTCCTCCCCATAACCGACGACCTTCCTAAGGCTATGGCAGAACTACAGGCACACTGCACCGAAAGCGGCCAACGCTTTCAGCTGGAGTGTGTTCCCTCGGAACAAGCATTGGAACTTGAGAAGCTTGGGTACACCATTGAACACATACGGGCCCTTGACGACTACCTGTACGAAAGCCAGAAACTGATTCATCTCAGTGGAAGGAAACTGCAGGCAAAACGGAATCACATCTCTCAGTTTGAACGCAATTACACCTATTCCGTGCGTTCCCTCTCCACCAAGGAAATGCGTGAAGAGTGCTACAAAATGACTGCTACCACGTGGCTGGATACCAAGGATTGCAACACCAAGGAAATTCAGGATGAACTGAGGGCACTGCGCCTTGCCTTCGACAACTGGGATGAACTGGGATTTGTCGGTATGCTGGTCTGTGTCGATCATCACCTCACAGCCTTCACTGTAGGGGAAATCATCGACGACCAACTGGCCATCGTACACTTTGAGAAAGGCGACACCTCCTACATGGGTATCTACTCAGTCATCAACCAACTCTTCTGCTCCCAATACCTCTCCGATGTAAAATACGTCAACCGTCAGGAAGACGCAGGAGTTGAAGGCCTGAGAAAAGCCAAGCTTTCCTACAAACCCGACCTCATGGTCGAAAAGTACAGGGTTACCAAACAGTGA
- a CDS encoding KamA family radical SAM protein translates to MNTQHERIAELVAKMKQDNPQVIALFLDQKLDDAALVAHLREHFSTVMQQHYPKAWAYYTREEQTEQDYYKLMSTSMAYLRIMDYLDHEGQSFEDGNLHGKKVVSRPIGLLRKVLVGKKCQCSVDFVEDMAHLMAQLSGVEEREIPSRSKVKQWMERHPSGLDRQVIAWRVQNKKRIVALLVQRLETQTKSSSFYHFREGLSFEEKRKQVLTWWRDDRFHLHFAIRSADDLNLYLAHSMDEKTLSLMREAQAKGIPIFATPYFLSLIDTRPLEKRENPRSDEAIRSYLFYSKDLVQEFGSIVAWEKEDIARPGEPNAAGWLLPSHNVHRRYPNVAIFIPDTMGRACGGLCSYCQRMYDFQGGRFNFELEKLRPKKSWQEQLEQNMEYFRNDPYLWDILITGGDAFMSSVKSLKNILDAVLAMARQKIEDNEARSPEEQYAPMRRVRLGTKIPVYLPQRVTAELVQVLADFKKKAALVGIDQCVVQTHVSSAMEITPETRKAVKRLLASGWAVTNQEVFTVAASRRGHSAKLRKVLNDIGVLPYYNFSVKGFKENRDLFATNARSTQEQVEESSIGQIAQRYHATIRTFMKNAEAMVEQIDSVRKGDEIPFISPDRNTLNLPGVGKSNTYRTIGITEDGRRILRFEFDHTRAHSKVIEDMGFVIIIESKSIAYYLKQLAEMGEDITEYATIWGYSAGSLEPRSPVFEGTTK, encoded by the coding sequence ATGAATACACAACATGAACGCATTGCTGAACTTGTCGCCAAGATGAAGCAAGACAACCCACAGGTTATCGCCTTATTCCTTGACCAAAAGCTTGATGATGCGGCCCTCGTTGCACACCTGCGTGAGCATTTTTCTACTGTCATGCAACAGCACTACCCCAAAGCATGGGCCTATTACACAAGAGAGGAGCAGACCGAACAGGACTATTACAAACTCATGAGTACCTCCATGGCATACCTTCGGATCATGGATTACCTCGACCATGAAGGACAGAGTTTTGAGGATGGAAACCTCCATGGTAAAAAGGTCGTTTCCCGGCCCATCGGCCTCCTACGCAAAGTGCTGGTAGGGAAAAAATGTCAATGCTCAGTGGATTTTGTAGAGGACATGGCCCATCTGATGGCCCAGCTCAGTGGAGTGGAAGAACGAGAAATTCCCTCCAGAAGCAAAGTGAAGCAGTGGATGGAACGTCATCCCAGTGGACTCGATCGGCAGGTGATCGCTTGGAGAGTGCAGAATAAGAAACGCATTGTCGCTCTGCTGGTGCAAAGACTTGAGACACAGACCAAATCCAGTTCATTCTACCACTTTCGTGAAGGCCTTTCGTTCGAGGAGAAGCGCAAGCAGGTGCTCACCTGGTGGAGGGACGATAGGTTTCATCTCCACTTTGCAATCCGCAGTGCCGATGATCTGAATCTCTATCTGGCCCACAGTATGGATGAAAAAACCCTGAGCCTTATGCGTGAGGCGCAGGCTAAGGGGATTCCCATTTTCGCAACCCCGTACTTTCTCTCCCTCATCGATACCCGTCCGCTTGAGAAGCGGGAGAATCCAAGAAGCGATGAAGCGATTCGAAGCTACCTCTTCTACAGTAAGGACCTCGTCCAGGAGTTTGGTTCCATTGTGGCGTGGGAGAAGGAAGATATTGCAAGACCCGGTGAACCGAATGCCGCTGGGTGGCTTCTTCCCTCTCACAACGTGCATCGCCGCTATCCCAATGTCGCCATTTTCATCCCCGATACCATGGGAAGAGCCTGTGGGGGACTCTGTTCCTACTGTCAGCGGATGTATGACTTTCAGGGGGGAAGGTTCAATTTCGAATTGGAAAAGCTTCGCCCTAAAAAGAGTTGGCAGGAACAGCTTGAGCAGAACATGGAGTATTTCCGCAATGATCCGTACCTGTGGGATATTCTCATTACCGGAGGCGATGCCTTCATGAGCTCTGTCAAATCCTTGAAGAATATTTTGGATGCTGTGTTGGCTATGGCAAGGCAGAAAATTGAGGATAATGAGGCAAGGAGCCCGGAAGAACAGTATGCTCCGATGAGAAGGGTACGCCTTGGAACCAAAATTCCAGTCTACCTGCCCCAGCGGGTAACAGCCGAGCTTGTCCAGGTGCTTGCAGATTTCAAGAAGAAGGCGGCTCTGGTTGGCATTGACCAATGCGTGGTCCAGACCCACGTTTCCTCTGCAATGGAAATTACCCCGGAAACGAGGAAGGCTGTGAAAAGGTTGCTGGCATCCGGCTGGGCTGTCACCAACCAAGAAGTTTTCACCGTCGCAGCGAGCCGCAGGGGCCACTCGGCAAAGCTGCGCAAGGTACTCAACGATATCGGGGTGCTTCCTTACTACAACTTCTCCGTCAAAGGCTTCAAGGAAAACCGTGATTTGTTCGCCACCAATGCCCGCAGTACGCAGGAGCAGGTTGAAGAGAGTTCCATCGGTCAGATCGCCCAGCGTTACCATGCGACCATCCGCACCTTCATGAAGAATGCCGAAGCCATGGTAGAGCAGATTGATTCGGTCCGTAAGGGTGATGAGATTCCCTTCATCTCCCCCGATCGCAATACGCTGAACCTCCCGGGGGTAGGCAAGAGCAATACGTACCGAACCATCGGCATCACCGAGGATGGCAGGCGGATTCTTCGTTTCGAATTCGACCATACCAGAGCTCACAGCAAGGTGATCGAGGACATGGGTTTTGTAATTATCATTGAATCGAAATCGATAGCCTATTACCTTAAACAGCTAGCAGAAATGGGGGAGGATATTACAGAATATGCCACTATCTGGGGCTATTCAGCTGGAAGCCTCGAGCCAAGAAGTCCTGTGTTTGAAGGAACAACCAAGTAA
- a CDS encoding FUSC family protein: MKRQLFNPVFLLYITKCLIGTIVCYGFYKAFPQYYLSWSIVSLLLVLAPDWDNSIILPIARIKANITGALIGLFCFTLPVPQLVSLCIGVVLTIAVCTLLRIPTSTRSALAALVIVLLQEMGKPMWSFALQRIAAVLLGCLVGLALTLSFQYVERLLRKNPSPSGKGHE; encoded by the coding sequence ATGAAACGACAGCTTTTTAATCCAGTCTTCCTGCTCTATATAACCAAATGCCTCATTGGAACCATCGTTTGCTATGGGTTCTACAAGGCTTTCCCCCAATATTACCTCTCTTGGTCCATCGTGAGCCTGCTGTTGGTATTGGCTCCCGACTGGGACAACTCCATCATCCTTCCCATCGCCCGGATAAAGGCAAACATCACCGGGGCGCTTATCGGCTTGTTCTGTTTCACCCTGCCGGTTCCTCAGCTGGTGAGTCTTTGCATAGGGGTGGTGCTCACCATTGCTGTTTGCACCTTGCTGAGAATCCCCACTTCCACCCGAAGTGCCCTGGCCGCTTTGGTCATCGTGCTCCTGCAGGAGATGGGAAAACCGATGTGGTCCTTTGCCCTGCAGCGCATTGCTGCGGTACTGCTGGGTTGCTTGGTGGGGCTCGCACTTACCCTATCGTTCCAGTACGTTGAACGGCTTTTGAGAAAAAACCCCTCTCCAAGTGGAAAGGGGCACGAGTAG
- a CDS encoding DUF3644 domain-containing protein encodes MFCLQCIGAHVKAKLVRDSGEQSIYYKENEARTISLENCIKMVFTNEKDPLRKNLDKIIELRNTSTHYVTQEYEMVYVPLFQACAYNYAEKLLTFHDIDISDVIPVHFINLAIASSPIMDDAIKAKYSQNVYNRLVKAQVVISELAHEASSDRFAIVIQQDLRLTKKNEGGVPVFRLAKTGEETDGTCTIIKEVQNPNNTHPYNVKRLIEVVNAGLKRANLHMKFTSGNFTEFNKYFDFKGNSDFCFTNNINANPVFSYSQKTVDFILFEIAKNPGICDEIRRKKKEKEKKPTPGAKDSRS; translated from the coding sequence ATTTTTTGTCTGCAATGCATAGGAGCTCATGTAAAGGCGAAGCTAGTCCGTGATTCCGGAGAGCAATCAATATACTATAAGGAAAATGAAGCTAGAACTATTTCGCTAGAGAACTGCATAAAAATGGTTTTTACTAATGAGAAAGATCCTCTACGCAAGAATCTGGATAAGATAATTGAATTGCGAAATACAAGCACTCATTATGTGACTCAGGAATATGAAATGGTATATGTCCCTCTTTTTCAGGCGTGTGCATATAACTATGCGGAAAAACTTCTGACTTTTCATGATATTGATATTTCCGATGTCATACCTGTACATTTCATAAATCTTGCGATTGCCAGTTCCCCAATCATGGACGACGCGATTAAGGCAAAGTACTCTCAGAATGTTTACAACCGATTGGTTAAGGCTCAAGTTGTAATATCTGAGCTTGCACACGAAGCGAGCAGCGATCGTTTTGCTATTGTTATTCAACAGGATTTACGGTTGACTAAAAAGAATGAGGGAGGCGTCCCTGTATTTAGATTGGCTAAAACCGGCGAAGAAACAGATGGAACTTGTACGATTATCAAAGAAGTTCAAAACCCTAACAACACCCATCCGTATAATGTTAAGCGTCTCATTGAAGTTGTAAACGCTGGACTCAAACGAGCAAATTTGCACATGAAATTTACTAGTGGCAACTTTACCGAATTCAACAAATATTTTGATTTCAAAGGAAATTCTGATTTCTGCTTTACTAATAACATCAATGCAAATCCAGTATTCTCATATTCTCAAAAAACTGTTGATTTCATACTATTCGAAATTGCAAAAAATCCTGGAATTTGTGATGAAATCCGTCGCAAGAAAAAAGAAAAAGAAAAAAAGCCAACCCCGGGAGCAAAGGATTCTCGCTCCTAA
- a CDS encoding DUF3644 domain-containing protein yields MNDIEKKIYSQLLDKSQEAFIMAVEVYNKPTIKYRVEGYAFFVCNA; encoded by the coding sequence GTGAACGACATTGAAAAGAAAATATATTCGCAGTTACTCGACAAATCACAAGAAGCTTTCATTATGGCAGTTGAAGTATATAATAAGCCCACAATCAAATATCGTGTTGAAGGGTATGCATTTTTTGTCTGCAATGCATAG